In Trifolium pratense cultivar HEN17-A07 linkage group LG7, ARS_RC_1.1, whole genome shotgun sequence, a genomic segment contains:
- the LOC123897599 gene encoding peroxidase 1-like isoform X1, translating into MKLNQSTTLNSFIRFKGCDASLLLEDRNSSYEKQAIPNQTLKGFDKIDLIKEEVEQACPGIVFYADIIALASRDIVLLEIKVSAQSDLRHQVSLVVHPIRNLKCLFCFM; encoded by the exons ATGAAATTAAATCAGTCTACTACGTTGAACTCGTTCATTCGATTCAAG GGCTGTGATGCTTCACTGCTCTTGGAGGATCGAAACAGTTCGTATGAGAAGCAGGCTATTCCAAATCAGACATTGAAAGGTTTTGATAAAATTGACTTGATTAAGGAGGAAGTAGAACAAGCATGTCCTGGCATTGTGTTTTATGCTGACATTATTGCTCTTGCATCAAGAGATATTGTTCTTTTG GAAATAAAGGTATCTGCACAGTCAGACCTGCGGCACCAGGTTTCCCTTGTTGTCCATCCAATCAG GAACCttaaatgtttattttgtttcatgTGA
- the LOC123897599 gene encoding peroxidase 56-like isoform X2, with protein sequence MKLNQSTTLNSFIRFKGCDASLLLEDRNSSYEKQAIPNQTLKGFDKIDLIKEEVEQACPGIVFYADIIALASRDIVLLEPQKWAVKKVPIFGILYSNRR encoded by the exons ATGAAATTAAATCAGTCTACTACGTTGAACTCGTTCATTCGATTCAAG GGCTGTGATGCTTCACTGCTCTTGGAGGATCGAAACAGTTCGTATGAGAAGCAGGCTATTCCAAATCAGACATTGAAAGGTTTTGATAAAATTGACTTGATTAAGGAGGAAGTAGAACAAGCATGTCCTGGCATTGTGTTTTATGCTGACATTATTGCTCTTGCATCAAGAGATATTGTTCTTTTG GAACCACAAAAGTGGGCAGTTAAGAAGGTGCCTATATTTGGCATTTTATATTCAAATAGAAGATAA